AAAACGAATCAGACCGGGGACTTCAAACATTTTACATAAATTTGCATTAATTATAATTTCTATAGAAACTATCATGAATAGATTAATAATTGCCTCGAACCGCTTGCCGGTTAGTATAACAAAATCAGAGAAAAATTTAAGCTTAACACCAAGTGCCGGAGGACTGGCAACTGGTTTAAAATCATACCATAAAGGGAACGACAGTGTTTGGATTGGGTGGCCCGGTGTAAGTCCGGGAACAAAAAAAGAAGCTGCCGAAATTACATCATTGCTCGAACAGGAACAATGTTTGCCCGTATTTTTAAGCGAGCAACAAATTGTAAATTATTACGATGGTTTTAGCAATGCAACGCTTTGGCCACTGTTTCACTACTTTGGAGAGTTTACCGAATTTAACGAGACGTACTGGGAGAGTTATTACCAGGTAAACCTGCAATTTGCGGAGGCCATTATTGCCAACGCAGAAGAAAACGACACAGTATGGGTACACGACTACCAACTGTTACTGGTTCCAAATATTTTACGCCAAAAACGGCCGGATCTCAGAATTGGTTTTTTCCTTCACATTCCATTTCCCTCTTACGAATTGATTCGAATTCTTCCCTGGCGCGAAGAGATTATTGAAGGAATGCTGGGTGCCGATTTACTGGGATTTCACACCTACGACTATGCCCGTCATTTTATCAGTTCGGTAAAACGTTTGTTGGGCCACGATGTGGAATTTAATCAGATAAAACTTGAAAACCGTCAGGTGTATATCGATGTATTCCCAATGGGAATTGATTACAATAAATTTGAAAAACTGGCATTGGAAGTGCAGAGCAAACCCATTCAGGAACGCTCGAAAGAACACCAGGACATTGACCGTTTTCTGATGGGAAAACCCGACCGGAAAATAATTCTTTCCATCGACCGGCTCGACTATACCAAAGGAATTCCTGAGCGATTAAAAGCTTTCAGGTATTTTCTGAACAAGTACCCCGAATACCGCGAACAGGTTTCACTTATTATGTTGACTGTTCCTTCGCGAACCGATGTGGAACAATATCAAAACTTAAAAAACGAAGTAGATATTTTGGTTGGAAATATAAATGGCGAATACGGAACGCTTAACTGGAACCCGGTTATTTATTTTTACCGGTCGATGCCATTTGAAAACCTGATTGAGTTATACAGCTCGGCCGACGTTGCACTTCTTACGCCTTTACGCGATGGAATGAACCTGGTGGCAAAAGAATACATCGCATCGAAAGTAAACCACAAAGGCGCATTAATACTAAGCGAAATGGCCGGTGCATCGCGCGAACTTGGCGAAGCTATTTCGGTAAATCCCAACAACATACCGCAAACTGCCGAAGCCATTTACAAAGCGCTTACCCAAACCGACAAAGAACGCGAAAAGGCAGTACTGGCCATGCAAAAACGCATTAAACGATACGATGTACACAAATGGGCTTCTGAATTTATGACAGCCTTAAAATCGACCATCGAAAAACAGATGGATCATCATGCCCGAAAAATATCGCCAAAATTACGATCTGAGATTCTCGAAGATTTTAGGAGCTCAAAATCAAAAACGTTGTTTTTAGACTACGACGGCACTTTGCAACGTTTTTTTGATGATCCGCAGGCAGCATCGCCCGACAAAGAATTGTACGATTTACTCGACCGTATTTCGAAACTTGAAAAAACAAAACTGGTATTGGTAAGCGGACGCGACCGTGATACATTCGACAAATGGTTTGGCAACCGAAACTACAATTTAATAGCCGAACACGGCGCCTGGGAACGAAAACTGGGCAAAGGCTGGGCCGAAAGAAAAGCAATAAATTCGGAATGGAAAGACAGTATACTTCCTGTACTCGAATCGTTTGTTGACCGCACACCGGGAAGTTTTATCGAAGAAAAAACCTATTCGCTGGTGTGGCACTACCGTAAAGCCGACATAGAATTAGGAGTGGTTCGTGCTCTTGAATTGCTGCATACCGTATCAAATTTAATTCTGAACCAGGATCTGGAAATTCTGGAAGGTAAAAAAGTAATTGAAATTAAAGTTACCGGAATTAATAAAGGGACTGCCGCTGCTGAATTTTTGGCGACGAGCCCGTCGGAATCGATTCTGGCTTTTGGCGACGACTGGACCGATGAATTTCTGTTTAAAGAACTACCGG
The sequence above is a segment of the uncultured Draconibacterium sp. genome. Coding sequences within it:
- a CDS encoding bifunctional alpha,alpha-trehalose-phosphate synthase (UDP-forming)/trehalose-phosphatase, translated to MNRLIIASNRLPVSITKSEKNLSLTPSAGGLATGLKSYHKGNDSVWIGWPGVSPGTKKEAAEITSLLEQEQCLPVFLSEQQIVNYYDGFSNATLWPLFHYFGEFTEFNETYWESYYQVNLQFAEAIIANAEENDTVWVHDYQLLLVPNILRQKRPDLRIGFFLHIPFPSYELIRILPWREEIIEGMLGADLLGFHTYDYARHFISSVKRLLGHDVEFNQIKLENRQVYIDVFPMGIDYNKFEKLALEVQSKPIQERSKEHQDIDRFLMGKPDRKIILSIDRLDYTKGIPERLKAFRYFLNKYPEYREQVSLIMLTVPSRTDVEQYQNLKNEVDILVGNINGEYGTLNWNPVIYFYRSMPFENLIELYSSADVALLTPLRDGMNLVAKEYIASKVNHKGALILSEMAGASRELGEAISVNPNNIPQTAEAIYKALTQTDKEREKAVLAMQKRIKRYDVHKWASEFMTALKSTIEKQMDHHARKISPKLRSEILEDFRSSKSKTLFLDYDGTLQRFFDDPQAASPDKELYDLLDRISKLEKTKLVLVSGRDRDTFDKWFGNRNYNLIAEHGAWERKLGKGWAERKAINSEWKDSILPVLESFVDRTPGSFIEEKTYSLVWHYRKADIELGVVRALELLHTVSNLILNQDLEILEGKKVIEIKVTGINKGTAAAEFLATSPSESILAFGDDWTDEFLFKELPANAHTVKVGSENSVAKYYVNNYKDVRNFLKELLK